The Pyrenophora tritici-repentis strain M4 chromosome 10, whole genome shotgun sequence genome contains a region encoding:
- a CDS encoding DUF3435 domain containing protein encodes MAPPKKKSKVDLSHLRSLVHQEKAPAPLTADDIKNMMIPSSFKAHEYTMSLWADFTESVLQEPKSATIESAPTVFRIQLFLRWLAATRTGQLEENITDTTIRNRLSSLKRAIKLYTGYQYSALQNKELETFIQKDLVQKDELATGAYTKAIAPLPVAEDLIQFMWMCDEYQHPHPRARLQLAFSVVLMTLLGSRPGEFIESGAWKHSNEGLLYGDIDLVRYQNGTYTGYLLHLRLRNRKGHRNNKKHSPIMLLYEEAEMRSMCPVTYFLALALADGVFDGCESFEDIEAKELPPGSSLYKYRYKSEAKQRPILRSINPNGIVSDNEILTYNCFNNMLKGIGQRAGYEDRLSAYCFRRAYAKAVEKTATPAQRRLLMGHTNDDTVMYYISGIVGVDSQSMVHGREQKSELIDENTSMMSKRNLLAPMPPGSQLTDRPSRNADLTDSPVITLPERTPSQEYALRRQSRTVAYRKQRGDFFDGKLLAPPCAVTPTHQAASDSQNTGSNPLRSPSRYLKALWKFEPEREAIAKLMYNYSASKVTPYSGAASRIEIPIGDILQPMIKLAHPKKERYVYASAGPTKDNCCSVCGYQFTGKSRPDRMNEHLLSCARKQHIQGARQHMIRQFDFINRCAWHDCNNSFRNKSCGTNSLHMTRHLKDMQSHQCLWNACYQTFGSYEELAYHVSDKHQVPNEWTILTKMHYCFEHDGWCRSNQQWEQHIRLQHLPELTNFCGLIRLGSVVVVAAHCLLCLGDTDAPLQVRFAQFDSAFNLHKHMKKHLAQLPPLSECPHPHCQSSLDSEAEFWSHAEDVHGMPPFGPRRATGKRKMPEDLDDMEDSTSDMNSGLQDCDNELQG; translated from the exons ATGGCTCCTCCTAAGAAAAAATCTAAGGTCGATCTTTCACATCTACGCTCTCTTGTTCATCAGGAGAAAGCACCTGCTCCGCTTACAGCCGATGATATCAAAAACATGATGATCCCGTCAAGCTTTAAGGCGCACGAGTATACAATGTCTCTATGGGCAGA CTTCACTGAATCAGTTTTACAAGAGCCCAAAAGCGCTACGATTGAATCAGCGCCAACAGTGTTTCGAATCCAGCTTTTCCTTCGTTGGCTTGCAGCAACAAGGACAGGGCAGCTGGAAGAGAACATCACGGATACAACAATTCGCAACCGGTTATCATCGCTCAAACGAGCCATTAAGCTTTATACTGGCTACCAGTATAGTGCATTACAGAACAAGGAGCTCGAAACATTCATTCAGAAGGACCTCGTGCAGAAAGATGAGCTTGCAACTGGCGCTTACACAAAAGCAATTGCTCCTTTGCCCGTAGCAGAGGACCTGATCCAGTTTATGTGGATGTGCGATGAATATCAACATCCACATCCACGAGCACGCCTACAGCTGGCGTTCTCAGTCGTACTTATGACTCTATTAGGCAGCCGCCCGGGTGAGTTCATTGAGTCAGGAGCATGGAAGCACAGCAACGAAGGACTCCTTTATGGGGATATCGATCTAGTCCGATACCAAAACGGCACATACACAGGGTACCTTCTCCACCTACGGTTACGCAATCGCAAGGGCCATCGAAACAACAAAAAGCATTC CCCTATCATGCTTTTATACGAAGAAGCAGAAATGCGATCTATGTGTCCAGTTACTTATTTCCTAGCCTTGGCCCTAGCAGATGGCGTCTTTGATGGTTGTGAATCCTTTGAGGACATCGAAGCAAAAGAGTTACCACCAGGAAGCTCATTGTACAAATATCGCTACAAGTCAGAAGCAAAACAAAGGCCGATATTGCGAAGCATCAACCCCAATGGCATAGTCTCGGACAACGAGATCCTCACATACAACTGCTTCAACAACATGCTAAAGGGAATCGGGCAGCGAGCTGGATATGAAGATAGGCTGAGTGCATACTGCTTTCGCAGGGCTTATGCCAAAGCAGTAGAAA AGACAGCTACACCTGCCCAGAGGAGACTATTAATGGGTCATACCAACGATGATACAGTAATGTATTATATATCTGGTATCGTTGGGGTGGATAGTCAATCCATGGTCCATGGGAGAGAGCAAAAGTCAGAACTTATCGACGAAAACACCTCTATGATGTCAAAACGAAACCTACTAGCACCTATGCCACCTGGATCTCAACTTACGGATCGTCCAAGTAGGAACGCGGATTTAACTGATAGCCCGGTCATTACTCTTCCAGAACGTACTCCAAGCCAAGAGTATGCATTACGCCGCCAATCAAGAACGGTTGCATACCGTAAGCAGCGCGGAGACTTCTTTGATGGGAAGCTATTGGCTCCTCCATGCGCAGTCACACCAACTCATCAAGCAGCTTCAGATTCTCAAAATACAGGGTCGAATCCTTTACGCTCTCCGTCGCGCTATCTCAAGGCGCTGTGGAAATTTGAACCAGAACGGGAGGCTATCGCAAAATTGATGTACAACTACTCTGCGAGCAAAGTCACGCCATACAGCGGCGCGGCTAGCAGGATCGAGATTCCAATTGGTGACATCCTTCAGCCGATGATAAAACTAGCTCACCCGAAGAAAGAGCGATATGTATACGCATCCGCTGGACCGACAAAGGATAATTGCTGCAGTGTGTGTGGATACCAATTCACTGGCAA atcaagaccagaccGTATGAACGAACATTTGCTTAGCTGTGCTCGCAAGCAGCATATTCAAGGGGCGCGTCAACATATGATCAGACAATTCGATTTCATCAACCGCTGTGCGTGGCACGACTGCAACAACAGCTTCCGTAACAAGTCTTGCGGCACAAACTCTCTCCATATGACAAGGCACCTCAAAGACATGCAATCCCACCAGTGCCTCTGGAACGCTTGCTATCAGACCTTTGGTAGTTACGAAGAGCTTGCCTACCATGTGTCAGATAAGCATCAAGTCCCCAACGAATGGACGATACTTACAAAGATGCACTATTGCTTCGAGCACGACGGGTGGTGCCGATCTAACCAGCAATGGGAACAGCATATTAGACTCCAACACCTCCCAGAGCTTACGAACTTCTGCGGGCTTATACGCCTTGGTAGCGTAGTAGTGGTCGCTGCACATTGCCTGCTGTGCCTTGGCGACACTGATGCGCCATTGCAAGTCCGCTTCGCCCAGTTCGATAGCGCTTTTAACCTGCATAAACATATGAAAAAGCATCTGGCACAACTACCACCTTTATCTGAATGCCCACATCCACACTGCCAGAGCAGCCTGGACTCTGAAGCGGAGTTTTGGAGCCATGCCGAAGATGTCCACGGCATGCCACCTTTCGGACCTCGCAGAGCCACGGGAAAGCGGAAAATGCCGGAGGACCTAGATGACATGGAGGATAGCACGAGTGACATGAACAGCGGGTTGCAGGACTGCGATAATGAGTTGCAGGGATAA
- a CDS encoding kinesin light chain 1: protein MDASNEVSLYQSYASVAQKLNIAGWDDDQADIKQLVKRCVVEISARHCLLIFDNTEHITLQSSGSSTTEAADLANCLPQSKLCSVIFTTTNTDTARALAPQNIISLRELTLDAALKMLQVRLARPLANTEQQEAEHLLRALSYLPLAVMQAAACTKASGMTVQEYRSRLDDHKKLAIEHSGDLSEGKLQGAGVKDPVAATLFLSIYEIRRDNALAADYLFLVACVERKDISLDLLEAASPQAREDAIRVLDKQRCQQASQAGLILIDCRSQTILWDVPLCTSLYIVYKYALVTRRPAESALDVHRLVHRALRKQLQAQGLKQWTQCTITQLLRVFPDDNHSNRSKWRRLLPHAQYALSHSQMNEDDNERLHLAWKCAMTLHSDGRYEEAEELFVQVMETRKTKLGADHPDTLTSIANLASTYWNQGRWNDAEKLNVQVMETRKTKLGAGHPSTLNSMANLASTYRNQGRWDDAEKLEVQVMETRKTKLGADHPSTLNSMANLALTYWNQGRWNDAEKLNVQVMETRKTKLGADHPSTLNSMHNLAFMLQSQARHVEALALIEKCFQSRQQVLGEQHPYTQSSFDTLNSWRAECSDGNP, encoded by the exons ATGGATGCGAGCAATGAAGTCAGTCTCTACCAGTCGTATGCAAGTGTTGCGCAGAAGCTCAATATTGCAGGCTGGGACGATGATCAGGCCGACATAAAGCAGCTTGTAAAACGCTGTGTAGTAGAGATTAGTGCGCGGCACTGCTTGCTAATCTTCGACAACACAGAGCACATCACTCTGCAATCTAGCGGCTCGTCCACGACAGAAGCCGCAGACTTAGCCAATTGTCTGCCGCAGTCTAAGCTATGTTCTGTCATCTTCACAACAACCAACACCGACACAGCTCGAGCGCTAGCTCCACAAAACATCATATCGCTGCGAGAGCTGACACTAGATGCGGCACTGAAGATGCTGCAAGTCCGCTTAGCGAGGCCACTTGCGAACACTGAGCAGCAGGAAGCTGAGCACTTGCTAAGAGCGCTATCATATCTTCCTCTAGCAGTCATGCAAGCAGCGGCCTGTACAAAGGCTAGCGGTATGACGGTGCAGGAGTATCGATCACGACTGGACGATCATAAAAAACTTGCTATCGAGCACAGCGGCGACCTGTCTGAGGGTAAGCTACAAGGTGCTGGTGTGAAAGATCCTGTAGCTGCTACACTGTTTCTCTCTATATATGAGATCAGGCGCGATAATGCGCTTGCTGCAGATTATCTATTTCTTGTTGCATGCGTAGAACGAAAAGATATCTCGCTCGATCTTCTAGAGGCAGCCTCGCCGCAAGCAAGAGAAGACGCTATTAGAGTACTAGACaagcagagatgtcaacaagcaagtcaagctggcttgattcttatcgattgcagatcacagaccattctctgggacgtgccactgtgcacgagcctctatattgtct ACAAGTATGCGCTCGTCACCAGGCGACCTGCTGAGTCTGCACTCGATGTTCATCGACTAGTCCATCGAGCTCTACGCAAGCAGCTGCAAGCGCAGGGACTTAAACAATGGACTCAGTGCACTATCACACAGCTACTTCGTGTGTTCCCGGACGATAATCATAGTAACAGAAGCAAGTGGAGACGACTCCTCCCACATGCCCAATACGCTCTCTCGCACAGCCAGATGAACGAAGACGATAATGAAAGATTACATCTCGCATGGAAATGTGCTATGACTCTACATAGTGACGGACGTTATGAGGAGGCGGAAGAGCTATTCGTGCAAGTGATGGAGACGCGCAAGACGAAGCTAGGAGCGGACCATCCCGACACGCTGACCAGCATAGCCAACTTAGCATCGACATACTGGAACCAAGGCCGATGGAACGACGCCGAGAAGCTGAATGTGCAAGTGATGGAGACTCGCAAGACGAAGCTAGGAGCGGGCCATCCCTCTACGCTGAACAGCATGGCCAATCTGGCGTCGACATACAGGAACCAAGGCCGATGGGACGACGCTGAGAAGCTGGAGGTGCAAGTGATGGAGACTCGCAAGACGAAGCTGGGAGCGGATCATCCCTCTACGCTGAACAGCATGGCCAACCTAGCATTGACATACTGGAACCAAGGCCGATGGAACGACGCCGAGAAGCTGAATGTGCAAGTGATGGAGACTCGCAAGACGAAGCTAGGAGCGGACCATCCCTCTACGCTGAACAGCATGCACAATCTCGCCTTCATGCTACAGTCACAAGCTCGTCACGTGGAGGCTCTTGCACTAATAGAAAAATGCTTCCAATCGCGTCAGCAGGTCCTTGGCGAGCAACATCCCTACACACAGTCGTCGTTTGACACGCTGAATAGCTGGCGAGCGGAATGTAGTGACGGAAATCCGTGA
- a CDS encoding Prothymosin multi-domain protein, which translates to MEDYTGFIDQALQSFDTDDICDPTWLASVNADIDNYVAMIYSHDGNLQVENSTNEPVIALSTISTVLDIPPYTPATNPSSDIEAAQTLLGISAASAPPTLAMSNIFTTFQVAPEAVIAPSSAMIGESISDGIPCSATTRVTSELTATSAPGGHASADVTASDVETTVGRKDASESPKCALGQLSVATDNTLTGRASVSELSKDLCDTALPDEEDPLSEPLSEQAGAVSLEEKKVQSIQSAVLDMEHPQPHTNDFTGSPVPTKNATNNTEGARSSISIKNGEKKNHPAIRIKQTAHQGSRVSVPVVSPAQVGTREAPILIDDVMDEDIEQHNADGEFDLLIYAFGGDTEQDEDEEDEDDEDDEDEEEEAEEEEEEKEEKEEDEEEDDQEQMRAADTSAEGGYSEGASYSPGPERGGRLSLRRSPPKAQRLGMIDWREAIEKRIDQVEKTWSTVQALWIELYSVPEIRASKSMRSFQKKMCTAETHFQGHSISREKVRHLRRAWQVVFSMARCQTDKKDVGKRVKQFGKRLDLLYSWSRGLRDQDPMMMGNIGDDDEGDMDWTP; encoded by the exons ATGGAGGACTATACCGGATTCATTGACCAGGCACTCCAAAGCTTCGATACTGACGATATCTGCGATCCGACATGGCTCGCGTCTGTAAATGCCGACATCGACAACTACGTAGCG ATGATTTATTCTCACGATGGAAATTTGCAGGTTGAGAACTCGACGAACGAGCCTGTGATCGCCCTATCGACGATATCTACAGTCCTTGACATCCCACCATACACTCCGGCCACAAATCCTTCAAGCGACATAGAGGCAGCTCAAACATTATTGGGTATCTCAGCCGCATCTGCTCCACCAACACTAGCCATGTCCAATATTTTCACGACATTTCAAGTTGCCCCTGAAGCTGTTATTGCACCATCTTCTGCAATGATTGGAGAGTCCATCAGTGACGGTATTCCTTGTTCAGCAACGACACGGGTCACCTCTGAGCTTACAGCTACTTCGGCCCCAGGTGGACATGCTTCGGCGGACGTCACAGCTAGCGATGTTGAAACCACCGTTGGACGAAAAGATGCCTCTGAATCACCCAAATGTGCACTCGGGCAACTATCGGTAGCAACAGACAATACTCTCACCGGCAGAGCATCAGTTTCAGAGTTAAGCAAAGATCTATGCGACACTGCCTTACCAGATGAGGAAGATCCGCTGAGCGAACCCCTAAGCGAACAAGCAGGTGCTGTATCTTTGGAAGAAAAGAAGGTTCAGTCAATTCAGTCAGCTGTTCTAGATATGGAACACCCTCAACCGCATACGAATGACTTTACGGGCAGTCCCGTGCCAACAAAGAATGCTACCAACAACACTGAAGGCGCTAGATCTAGCATTTCTATCAAGAATGGAGAGAAGAAAAATCATCCAGCGATCAGGATCAAGCAGACGGCACATCAGGGTAGCCGTGTGAGTGTTCCTGTAGTGTCTCCCGCTCAAGTCGGCACTCGCGAAGCACCGATCCTGATCGACGATGTCATGGATGAAGATATAGAACAACATAACGCAGATGGAGAATTTGACTTGTTGATCTATGCATTTGGCGGTGACACTGAGCAggatgaagatgaggaagatgaggacGATGAGGACGATGAGGACGAGGAGGAAGAAgcggaagaggaggaagaggagaaagaggagaaagaagaggatgaagaagaagatgatcAAGAGCAAATGCGCGCGGCAGACACGAGTGCTGAAGGAGGCTATTCAGAAGGCGCAAGTTACTCTCCGGGACCCGAGAGAGGCGGTCGACTCTCACTTCGTCGCTCTCCTCCTAAAGCGCAACGTCTTGGCATGATTGATTGGCGAGAAGCTATTGAGAAGAGGATAGACCAGGTTGAGAAGACGTGGAGCACCGTGCAAGCTCTCTGGATAGAGCTTTACAGTGTTCCAGAGATAAGGGCATCAAAGAGCATGCGCAGTTTCCAAAAGAAGATGTGCACCGCTGAAACACATTTCCAAGGACATAGCATTTCTCGCGAAAAAGTCCGCCATTTGCGCCGAGCATGGCAAGTTGTGTTTAGTATGGCCCGTTGCCAAACGGACAAGAAGGATGTGGGAAAGCGTGTAAAGCAATTTGGCAAGCGCCTGGACCTTCTTTACAGCTGGTCACGAGGGCTGCGAGACCAGGACCCTATGATGATGGGCAACATTGGTGACGATGACGAAGGAGACATGGACTGGACCCCTTGA
- a CDS encoding Pkinase domain containing protein codes for MATKAIEEAFQRHPRPQVPTKAALLQKALEKSQQISTAHREIHDSPWKTLVRQGNLVQGKYVWSICVYKSQLVLVKEMTIQAGRDELEKMKKLSDHPHVSTIRQAFETESSLFLQLEYSRYTLEEVLNVHTRLEEPHIPNFEESIQVTTESTPNRDLECLGIVVLQCMNGTPKKELRDLVEIRRLRESNKTFGLDNGGKWSGYKLLVDFLDNMFNANVPASAKLEKPHRFIESEPNYGILLPFLELVSLECFALWHAAAVKS; via the exons ATGGCAACGAAGGCTATTGAAGAAGCGTTTCAACGGCACCCAAGGCCCCAAGTACCAACAAAAGCAGCACTACTGCAAAAAGCTCTCGAAAAGAGTCAGCAAATCTCTACAGCTCACCGAGAAATTCACGACAGCCCATGGAAAACGTTAGTACGACAAGGAAACTTAGTGCAAGGGAAGTACGTGTGGTCTATCTGCGTTTACAAGAGCCAGTTGGTTCTGGTCAAGGAGATGACCATTCAGGCCGGTCGAGACGAGCTcgagaagatgaagaaacTTTCAGACCATCCCCATGTTTCAACTATCAGACAGGCTTTCGAAACCGAGTCCTCGTTGTTCCTCCAGTTAGAGTATTCTCGATACACACTTGAAGAAGTTCTCAACGTTCACACACGCCTCGAAGAGCCGCATATTC CCAACTTTGAAGAGTCCATACAGGTGACAACTGAGAGCACGCCTAACCGTGACCTAGAGTGTCTAGGGATAGTAGTGCTCCAATGTATGAACGGTACACCAAAGAAAGAACTACGGGATCTGGTAGAGATACGTCGTCTGCGAGAATCTAATAAGACATTTGGTCTAGACAACGGAGGGAAGTGGAGTGGCTATAAATTGCTTGTCGACTTTCTCGATAATATGTTTAATGCGAATGTACCCGCAAGTGCTAAACTTGAGAAGCCT CATCGATTCATTGAGAGCGAGCCGAATTATGGCATCCTATTGCCGTTTCTAGAGTTAGTGTCGCTTGAGTGCTTCGCCCTCTGGCACGCCGCGGCGGTTAAGTCGTGA
- a CDS encoding Dimer-Tnp-hAT domain containing protein: MYHFSASDRRLRCACHILNLVGQTIMFGRDADAYNNALENTKMEDFYMKEWRKEGPLGVYLDIINYINPPKQWSIFEDCQREAVNSMPTGASGGTREPIKPCVTRWNSYYDCFKRGVQLQQAINAYATYHIRETEQADEQAAIRGNKLPDVPRWMRSDGLTAADWAVITEYMAILQPLKFATDRLQGRGKCGRFGALYEVIPVFESVITELDARLRPYESVNHEPSEAPENHIPINLRAARRKASNYFTKILQSPIYYAATALYPRYKTYSKRFWRNKPTQLSTAHAKFLRVWAAYKPAAAATTPTPAPKPTMSSFDDAIDAILDEDGEHTMEVEDEYDSWLKEPIWTSDQHKEGPTAVQYWLSLKPKYPHLSRLAIDVLTIPASSSDCERVFAGTGDIIEPQRRKIGAQLLAALVCLQRWTRAGFTTPSTTTAAKHTDEELTEEFAIGTWEEPPAELS; the protein is encoded by the coding sequence atgtaccacttttctgcctccgatcgccgcctccgctgcgcttgccacatacttaaccttgttggccaaacgattatgttcgggagggatgctgacgcgtataacaacgccctggagaacacaaagatggaggatttttacatgaaggagtggcggaaagaaggaccgcttggcgtgtatcttgatattatcaactacatcaacccgccgaagcagtggagcatttttgaagattgccaacgcgaggcagttaacagcatgcccacaggcgccagcggcggcactcgcgagccaattaagccgtgtgttacacgttggaacagctattacgactgctttaagcgcggagttcagctccaacaagctatcaacgcatacgccacgtaccacattcgcgagactgaacaggctgacgaacaggcagctattagaggaaacaagctgcctgatgtgccgcggtggatgaggtcagacggccttacggcggctgactgggcggtgattactgagtacatggcgatactgcagccgctcaagtttgctacagatcgcctccaaggccgcggcaagtgtggccgttttggcgcactctacgaggtgatcccagtatttgagagtgtgataactgagctggatgcacgccttcggccatacgaatcggtcaaccacgagccatctgaggcgcccgaaaatcacatcccgatcaacctgcgagccgcgaggcgaaaagcgagcaattactttactaagatcctccaaagtcccatttactacgcagctacggcactatatccacgatataaaacatactctaagcgcttctggcgcaacaaacctacacaattgagcaccgcgcacgcgaagtttctgcgggtttgggctgcctacaagcctgccgctgctgccacaacaccaacccctgcgccaaaacctaccatgagcagctttgacgacgctatcgacgctatactagatgaggacggcgagcatacaatggaggtggaggatgagtacgatagctggttaaaagagcctatatggacgtctgatcaacacaaggagggtccaacagctgtacagtactggttatcgttgaagccgaagtatccacatctttcacgattggcgatcgacgtgttgactatacccgcctccagctctgattgtgagcgcgtttttgcgggaactggcgatataattgagccacaaaggcggaaaattggcgcgcagttactggctgctttggtgtgcttgcaacggtggactcgtgcaggttttacaacaccaagcacgacaacagcagcaaagcatactgatgaggagctcacggaagagtttgcgataggaacgtgggaagagccgcctgcagaattgtcatag
- a CDS encoding Atrophin-1 domain containing protein, with protein MPSIPAKRKPEAAEEADTPFKRAQRTRKPTLKALLGDGSQPTQPIELPESTPDPPTEPPTEVIEPPTRAIEPPCKPVQQPEERPRRASPLPILAASQASRLTDEPAWESQLMFDKPEDSIVQPLAFSSAATEASVEEDSAVSVDFRDFEGVDWSRLKGFVAPLSTPRGKASWIFQHGWRVWKEGTHHPDELYFVCKYCHIHKLPNGVHRVTKSTTAANGHLQLDKPGHRLSKDGPILSKPLRKHGQQSLRQAALSGVKFSLEAYKTIGNFDVQEFRQAAALWLVDNNRPLREFETPAFRKMIRLANPEAEAALWRSHNSVSAFVMRLYSWLRPQVVRALAEAESKVHISFDGWTTKGGKRGFFSVVAHYANSKGAIVDLPIALPQLVGAHTGEAIADAVTKIPAILQHQSQQTRLLCAR; from the coding sequence atgccctctataccagcaaaacgcaagcccgaggctgccgaagaagctgatactcccttcaagcgagcacaacgtacgcgcaaacctacgctcaaggcgctgttgggtgacggcagccagccaacccagccgatagagctgccagaaagtacgccggatccgcctacagagccgcctacagaagttatcgagccgcccacacgggctattgaaccgccatgtaagcctgtacaacaacccgaggagcgccctcggcgggcatcaccactgcctattttggctgcctcacaagcctctcggctcactgatgagccagcctgggagtcgcagttaatgtttgataagccagaggactctattgtacagcctttagctttctctagcgctgccactgaggcttcggtggaggaggatagcgctgtgagcgtcgattttcgcgactttgagggcgtcgattggtcgcgattaaaggggtttgtcgcgccgctgagcactccacgaggcaaggcaagctggatttttcaacacggctggcgtgtctggaaggagggtactcaccacccagatgagttgtactttgtgtgcaagtactgtcatattcataagctacctaatggtgtacaccgagtaacgaagtcaaccactgccgccaacgggcacctccagcttgataaacctggtcatcggctcagcaaagacggtccaatcctaagcaaacctctccgcaaacatggacaacaatcacttcgtcaggcagctctaagcggtgtcaaatttagtctagaggcgtacaagactataggaaacttcgacgtacaagaatttcggcaagcagctgcgctctggctggtcgacaacaacagaccactccgcgagtttgagacgccggcttttcgcaagatgatcaggcttgctaatcctgaggcagaggcggcgttatggaggtctcataacagcgtgtcagcgttcgtgatgaggttgtacagttggctacgacctcaggtggtgcgcgcgttggctgaagccgagagcaaggtacatataagcttcgatgggtggacgacaaaaggcggcaaacgtggcttcttttctgtagttgctcactacgccaacagtaagggcgcgatagttgacctacccatcgcgctgccgcagctggtgggtgcccacactggtgaggcgatagctgacgctgtaaccaaaatccctgcaatccttcagcatcaatcgcagcaaactcggctactttgtgctcgataa